In Strigops habroptila isolate Jane chromosome 16, bStrHab1.2.pri, whole genome shotgun sequence, a genomic segment contains:
- the TMEM52 gene encoding transmembrane protein 52, translated as MSNWTSLWYIWLILLALFLLLLCGITASCIKFCCRKKRLPVETFSRHPYDLTVIAIDSDSTAHSTVTSYSSWQYPLSAPVPSVFVDMDKNTVSLPAYSLYAMELPPSYDEAVQMGKQHIEVPRISQKCNDIPGQVASGGMNPVQYSPDTSNRYPATQANSGNSEGATQEQLQLCDLFQMGSKGREGE; from the exons ATGTCTAATTGGACCAGTCTGTGGTACATTTG GTTAATCTTGCTGGCTctgttcctgctcctgctctgcgGGATCACAGCGAGCTGCATCAAATTCTGCTGCCGAAAGAAGAGGCTTCCAGTGGAAACCTTCTCTAGGCACCCTTATGATTTGACAGTTATTGCTATTGACAGTGACAGCACTGCCCATAGCACAGTGACCT CATACAGCTCATGGCAGTACCCTTTAAGTGCCCCTGTTCCTTCAGTATTTGTGGATATGGATAAGAACACTGTGTCCCTTCCAGCTTACAGTCTCTATGCAATGGAGTTGCCACCTTCTTATGACGAAGCTGTCCAAATGGGTAAACAACACATCGAAGTACCACGAATAAGCCAGAAATGCAATGACATCCCTGGACAGGTGGCATCCGGTGGGATGAATCCCGTCCAGTATTCACCTGATACAAGCAACAGATATCCAGCAACACAGGCAAATTCAGGAAATTCAGAAGGTGCAACACAAGaacagctgcagctctgtgacTTGTTTCAGATGGGGAgtaaaggaagggaaggagagtaA